ATAGCAGAGAAACAATGTTATTTCATTGCatgaatgcatatatatatatatatatatatatatatatatatatatatatatatgataaatcaatcaatattaCCATAAAGTAGACATGTAAGCCAATCCAAtaagtcaatcaatcaataaaatatcaatatttgctTAAGTCAACCTGTTGAGTAATTGTATGCATAAGGATTGCATGCCTATCTGGGCTATATGCTGAGCTGAGTGGGAGAACAAAAGGACCAAGTGTTTATGGTAAATGCACTCCTGTGTTTTGCATTAACATTCACCTCACCTCCTTCTGCCATCATGCCCGCTTCCAAGAATCAAAAGGCAGCTTTAATAATGATGCCATTCAGCAGATAGCCGGCACAGTAGATGATCAATGAGGTTGAGGCTGCAATTCATCACTCCTATAGGTTTAGACTCGCACAGGCTAGAACTGCCCCCTCAGCCACACGATTTGCACATAAATCTGCTGTGCTGGACCTCTGAGAAACCCAGGAAATCAAACCTCACAATCCATCTCATCAGCTTTATGCAGATATTTCTGTCACTCCCTCACTAGCGTGTGCTCTGTGGGTCTGCTAATTATAACAGGCATCTGGTGGCGGGATATGATTCAGAATGAAACTCCACTGGTCTGATGACCAATGGTATAAATTAATCTATGTAAAAAGTACCCATGCAGCCACAATGACAGAAGGCAGAGTGATGAACAAGATTATTGATTGATGATTGAAATCCTGTGGAGACAGAAGAAGAATGGATGAAACACAGCCATCTGACGTGAAAAAGAAATGGAGTCAGAGAGAGCAAGATGTTATGTCAATATTAATTGTATTACTTTGATGCATTATTCATTCAAAATTGTTACATTTGTAATCAAGATTGAATGTATCCATTAGAAACCTGCAGTGCAGCTAACACATATGCAAAGTATAGACACAAAGAAACGACTCATTGAGGATATCTTATCTTTGCACTGGCCAACTTAGTCGGACCATTGCTCAGCTAACTGCCTTGAAATGTCTATACTGTAGGGTTGCTCTAGTTGGCACTCAAGGTCAAGCCCTACAAAGGAGCTAGAATAAATGAGGCATGTCCCTAGGGTGTTTAACCGAGGCCGAGAAACTATGGGAAAGTCATAGCACACATCCTCTTAACATGGAAGCCCTCTCCCTGTTAACATGCAGAAAACATGTCAGCAAATCGGCTTTTCAAGGAAATCTTAAGAATACTAAAATTGTATGTGTATGCTTTAACTGTACTATAGTCAGGAACTGATGGCAAggtgtgttgtttttgaaaCTGTGATGCAACCTGAAGTGCTACATTGCCATCTAGTGGCTGTGTGGGTAATCACATTGGAATTGCATTAAATGCTAAAAGAGATAGTTGTCAACCATTTGTCATTGTTTGAGATAGGATGGCATTGGAGTATGAGCCAGATGTCTGTTTTTGAGGGTGCATTTAAGCCCCTGTGGAAAGCTGGGACAATAAAGACTgaatgtgtgcatctgtgtaaTAAATGTATGTCTTTGTCCATGTTGCAGGAGTGCCAGTTTCTCCCAGGCCACACGAAGCAATCTGTTTGTGGGGAGTGACTCTGCGGTGCAGAAACTCTCCCATGGCTTTTCCCACTGTTTGAATGGAATGGGTGCTCAGTTGCACGGCTTCTACAGCCTGCCCAAGCCAGGAAAACACCAGTTACCGGGGCATGATGACTCCCCCCAGGAGGCCTGTTACGTGCTTCCCCGGGGTTACAGCTCTGAGGCTCCGGCTCACAGCAGTCTAGGTGAGCCTGAGCTGGAGAACGAGGAGGTTTACACCTTCAAAACGCCCTGTAATGCCCTCGCCACCATGCACAGCAACGAACGCCCGACTGACAATTACGACCTTCCTACGCCACCTGGTTCCTTCTACCAGATCCCCCGGACGTTTGATAAGAATCACAATGCCTTGACACCCTCCAGCTCTGAATCGTCCTGTGCTCCTCCTCCCAGGCCCCCTAAACCCAGCCAGGGGTCAGAGGGCCAGTGGGGGAGTCCCCAATCAGTAGGAAGCCAGAACGGAGAGGTGACGCCTGCAGTGTCGGTTATTCCACGCAGGAATACTCTTCCTGCTGTCGAGAACATCAGGCTGCACAGAGGTACACTGAATGCAACCAGCACTCTAACTCTTTCCTAATACTTTCCTCCTGAACGCTGCTTGTTTCTTCAAACGCAGTCTCAGTTGACTCATACAGATCTTTTGAAATCACACATTTAACCTGTTTCCTGTTTTCAAATGCAAGTCTGACTTGATCAGTCGTTCTCTTGTGGTATTGCAGTGACTTTGcgcttcctcttcctccccctctttctctcactctttcccTCTTCCTCTATCTCTCATTTTACTGATTTAACACTAGCAGCTGAGCAGAAACAAACGGGCCAGTCTAGCAGACACTGTTCTGTTGAGACGGTAATGAAATTCAAGCCATACAGCCTGCTCCAGAATGCCTCGTTCCAGGCTGATaagcaatggaaaaaaaacactcccagacACAATGCATGGCCTCTTATTATGCTGTGTTCTGTACCTCACAAAGCCCATGCTCAGGCCTTGTATATCCAGAGACAAGAATTGACCTGCGACCCTTGTTAGTGAGTCTACAGGCTGTTCCCACACCTGTGCTGCAAAGACTAATTATAACTCAGTGAAGCATTTAATGAAATGCCACTtgtgttctgtttgtttcattagaaaaatacattttctccttGAAATGTCAGGCTATTTTTTGTCTAAATCAGCTGATTTTAGCATTGTGCTATTTCACTTGAGGAGCACTTTTTCCTTTTAGAGTTTATGGCAGTGGTAAATATTGATTTCTGTCTTCGCCTCTCTCCACAGGCTCCTCTTTTGAAACTAACAGCCATCACCGTCCCATCCATTTCAACAACTCAGGCCAGTCTGTGGAGTCTGTCAATGATGGGTTCAGCTCCTATCTGGTGAGTTACTCTCCCCCTTCAACTGCACTGCACTCCCTCCAGACAGATGCTGTTAGTGCAAAATTATAAACGGCTGAGAATGAAAATGCATTTCTACTACATTCACTCTACAATACTGAGCCCAGAGAGTTTAAGAGAGTCATGTGCCCTCTGTCTCTTTGACACCAGAGAACCAAAGCGCCTCTGACTCGCTCAGACAGCGGCAACTCAGATGACAACTATGTGCCCATGAATCCTGGCTCCTCGCCACTCAGCGCTGCCCAGGCTGACAGCCCTAAGAATATCTACATCCCTATGAGCCCTGGGCCACATCACTTTGATTTCCCAGGATTCTCTGCAACATTACCAGCCCGTAAGGGGAGCAGTGCCTCCCTATGTCACCGGCCCAGCCGCCTCAGTGATGTCACACCGCCACCTATCAACCGCAACCTCAAACCTAACAGGAAACGTGAGTTTTTGTCAGCAAAGTTCAAGCAAATCTGCATTGTCTCCTTTTTAAATTACCACTTTGGCTTCACATCAGCTCTAAGATGTGcattgttaattgtttttttacaaagacaATGTTTTTGTTGACAGTGTGTGCTCTTGTTTTCCACAGCGAAGCCAACACCTCTTGATTTGAAGAACAATGGGATCATTGATGAGCTGCCGTATAAGAGCCCAGTCACCATGTCCTGGACACGGCCCATGTGAGTCTCATATCAGTCATTCAAGCTAGGTTACCCAAGGccaccctctttctctctcacacactctcacactcacacacacacacagtttaatgGCACAGATTGGTGCTGTATTTTGTTTCTGCCTGAGGTCAGAAGGTAGAAGCACTCACAGTCCTATCTGCTTTGCTTCAGGGCTGCTATGAACTCCATGTCCTCACAGCATTGTCGACCCATCTCTACACAAAGCATCACCAGCACCGACTCTGCAGACAGTGAGGAGAATTATGTGGCTATGGTAAGTCCCAATAGCTGGAGGGGAGATCAGGAGAGCACATTGTGTTCTTTGTTTTAATGATCCACTTGTTTGCCTGCTACGCTTACTCACTGCACCCTGTGTGAGTAAAACCTCCCTCTTGTCCCCATTAGCAGAACCCAGCGTCTACCTCCCCAGCTGTGAGTGGTACCAGCAGCCCGGCCCCTCGGAAGTGTGGCAACGTGGACTACCTAGCGCTGGACTTCCAGCCTGGGTCACCCAGCCCACACagaaaagtaaacattttttacatataatttgtGACTGCTATTTGTTCTTATTTCTACCACAGTGCGGTCTGCCCTCAGGCCAGAATCTCACTCCTGCCTTATTTATCATCCCACAGCCCTCGACATCCTCTGTGACCTCTGATGAGAAGGTGGACTATGTGCAAGTGGACAAGGAGAAGACCCAGGCACTGCAAAGCACCATGCAGGAGTGGACCGATGTGCGGCAGTCTACTGAACCTGCCAAGGGGGTCAAGTCCTGACACTGACCtgtgcaaaacaatgacaaaaaaactaaaaaacaaaactccaaGTCAAGCATCTCTAGTATCATGTTTCTATCATTACTATGAATACTGGTTGGGCTTGTTAAAGACTGAAATATTTGGACAAAAAGCCATAACCTATCCTATGCCTGTTCTCTGTGATGATTTTTACTGCAATGCACTGCTAATATGCAGGATATCAGGCCATGCAGGTGAAGCGCCCTGCCAAAGCTCTTCATGCAGACTGTTATAGCAGTCTATGGACAATTAATAATGTGTATGAAAATATCATCCTTACTCATCAGTCCATCCTTTATAAATTAAGTGTTTTATCAAAGCTGCCCCACCCACCCTCTCTGCAACAAACATTCTGCATCTCGCAGGTAATTTACCCAATGGCTGCCATTTAAAAGAGTAGCAGAGGCTAACTGGTCGATAACCATATTAATATACTGTAAGAGTAAGCTTACTGGTCTCAGGAATGCCAAGATGCACTCCAATTTTGGCATGCAGGCAGACTCTCCCTTTTCACTTCAATCTATCATTTGTGCTGAGTCTTGCAGAAGCAGTGAAGAGATTATTTTCACTGCGGGCAATCATTTCAGCTTAGCAGTGCATGTCTGGTAAGAGGAGGGGGGAGTGGGGGGGAATACAGCCTTACAAATACGGAAAGGCCTGTGTCAGAAGCCCTAATGATAACTGTACATGACTGTTGCCTCGGTTTCAATTAAGTATGAGCCCAAACCAGCTGTCAGGCTGGATGGCAGGCCAATTATTTCAATGCAGGTACAAAGTCAGTAACATCTAAATGTACAGAATGAAGAGAGCGAGACGGTGGAGAAGAAGAAGCCTCTTGTATCTTTGTAGGTTTGACTTCAGTGGTCAGTTCACTTCAGGTAATATTCTAATACATTTCATTGTAAATGTGCACTGACCAAGGAAATTATTGAGTTGGAGgaagtaaaaataaagcagAGTGTGTACTTTCCAAGTAGTTCAgatatcctctctctctctctctctctctctctctctctttcttactctctctctccctctctctctctctagagaCCATAAATACAAGCTAAGTAGAAGGAGAAtagcatatttatgttttccgGAATTCAACCATTCACTGATGTACGTCTTTGATATGCCACACACTACAGCTATGTCTCTGAAGAGTAATTGTTTCCTGTATGTAAATTATTAATAGAATGACATATTTGCAGCACATCTTGTTGACTGTTTGATGCACTTGTCAGAGACAAAAGGTGCACTCCAGTAATGTAACATTGTGCTTTTCTTGCAAAGGCAACCTGCCACAATGAAGATTTGCCAGTGATCAGTCACTTAAAACTAGTTTAGGAAAgaatgttttcttaattttctaaactcttatttgtttaatttgccTTATATTCTCATTTCAGTTTTGACTGTAATTGTTTTGCCTTGGAGAAATTTAATTATTCACAATATTATTCAAGTGAGAGCCATATTGTATTTAGGACAACTGAATGATCAGTTTCTAGTTCAACTTAAGTCCAGTATTTCATTGTGGGCTGGAACCACTGAAGGGTGAATACCTGTTTGATCTTTATATGAATAGTGCGGCCATGCAGTGCTAGATggtattattgattatttcatTAAGATTTACTTCTTAATGTTTTTCTaccatttttactgctttttgtattctttttatcattattttttactgatACATGTAAGCAAGTGATATTCATAAGGACGGGGTCAGGCTAAATTAAGCTACGTTTGTTAAAggtgtattttattctttttttaaattcccaaATTGAATTGTATGATCTATACATGAAATGGGGAGGCTGGCAGTTTGAGTTGCACTGGCAAAGCCCTTCCCGGGTGAACTGTGATTCACAAAGAGTGAGAgcaagagaggaaagaaaagactGAAGAAAAGCCTGTCTCCCTGTCAGTCTCTGAAGTGAAATGGATGTGTAATTTATTATCTAGAGATACCCGTTGTAAGCAGAAGAGCTATGTATGTGTTGTGGTAGATTGTGAGTTGTAGTATGTTAAATGACAGGCTGACTGGGCGAGATTGAAAACACTGCTCAGATCTACTGTCAGACTGTCACTGGGTTGACGTACTGTACTAGtagagaacatttttttaaccactgTTATTGCTACTACTGTAAAGCATTTGCAAATTGCTTGtgtgttaatttattaatttattgtgcATTTTGCAGTTGATAAttgtaaaaaaggaaaaacaacaacaaccaaacaagGAAACCTTCTCTCTACTAACATTGATGTATGCAAACTGTCTTGATTTTGTGAAGCAATATGACAAATGATGCCAGTGTGATGGTAATGTGGTACAGTTCATTTGGGATACACAAGAATACAAGACTTTGTTATTCCTGTATTATGGTAGACTTAAACTGTGGACATAGAATAAATCAAGAAGTGAAAGTTTGGTGTTCAGGTTCCTCTTTAATACAaacccaaacattttttttttctggcagcCACGATGGCATTACTCATCTCTCACCCACACATTCTTAATTGGTGCTGTAATGCTCACAAGTTGAATGTCTGCTGCCCCCTGTTGTGTAG
This is a stretch of genomic DNA from Centropristis striata isolate RG_2023a ecotype Rhode Island chromosome 4, C.striata_1.0, whole genome shotgun sequence. It encodes these proteins:
- the gab2 gene encoding GRB2-associated-binding protein 2, with product MSGGEIIFQGWLRKSPPEKKLRRYAWKKRWFILRSGRMSGDPDVLEYYKNDHSKKPIRVIDLHCCEQVDAGLTFKRKEFQDSFVFDIKTSDRTFYLVAETEEEMNKWVRSICQLCGFNQSDDNHDGRLHHMPRSVGADVTGSMAPLTGDRKSSAPIHSSQPVLFTFDVPVRHTHHGSLSNSAPQDYLLLHQCMSRKTESARSASFSQATRSNLFVGSDSAVQKLSHGFSHCLNGMGAQLHGFYSLPKPGKHQLPGHDDSPQEACYVLPRGYSSEAPAHSSLGEPELENEEVYTFKTPCNALATMHSNERPTDNYDLPTPPGSFYQIPRTFDKNHNALTPSSSESSCAPPPRPPKPSQGSEGQWGSPQSVGSQNGEVTPAVSVIPRRNTLPAVENIRLHRGSSFETNSHHRPIHFNNSGQSVESVNDGFSSYLRTKAPLTRSDSGNSDDNYVPMNPGSSPLSAAQADSPKNIYIPMSPGPHHFDFPGFSATLPARKGSSASLCHRPSRLSDVTPPPINRNLKPNRKPKPTPLDLKNNGIIDELPYKSPVTMSWTRPMAAMNSMSSQHCRPISTQSITSTDSADSEENYVAMQNPASTSPAVSGTSSPAPRKCGNVDYLALDFQPGSPSPHRKPSTSSVTSDEKVDYVQVDKEKTQALQSTMQEWTDVRQSTEPAKGVKS